Genomic segment of Novipirellula artificiosorum:
AACCGATCGAGCGATCATGTCTGGAAAAACGTCTGCGACAGCATCATCAAACGTGAAGTCGCCGACACGTCGTTGAGGAAGCGAATAGATCTGGTCTTTCGTCACGGAGCTTATCCTTAAACGCACTTACCGAGTTGTACCCACATGCTCTTGATGCACGCGGTTGCCAATTTTGAAGGACAAGCTGACCGTTGCGGTAGCCACCAACACCGCAGCGGCAATCAGCTGTGTCGTTTGAATCGACGTGTGCTCGGCAAGCTGCCCCCAGAGGATCGATCCGGAAGTCATTGAAAATGCCATTGCCGTCAAGAAGCATCCCATTCCCCTCGCTCGCATCCGGCCTGGAAGAGTCATTTGTGCGGTTGCGTTCAAAGTTGTCAATGTCATCATCCACGTTGCCCCCATCAAGAGGGTCGCCAAACAGACGATCCATCCCGTTGTGGACCAACCGGTGACCGCCAACCCAAGTGCAAAGAATGCCATGGCCACCGCAATGGTCCGATCCGCTCCAAACAGACGATGGAGCCGGGGCAAGATCCACGCGGCAACAACGGCTCCGACACCAACGCATCCTACCAGGAAACCAAACCCCCCAGCGTCCCAGCCAAGTCGTTCCTTGGCCACCAAAGGAAGGAGTGACCATAGCGCATTGGCTGGCAGGATAAAGAGAACCACGCCGATGATCACGTGACGCATGGTCTTGTTGATGACAACAAAACGAAGCCCTTGATACATCGCCATGCGGAACGACAACCCGCGAGTGGATTCGCGTCGGTCGCGTCGCCACATCACCAGCACCGCAACGACTCCGGCGAACGACAACGCATTCATCGCGAACGCGATCCAAGCTCCTGCGGCGGCAATCAAGATACCGCCAATTGCCGGTCCCACAGCGCGGGCGAGGTTAAAACTGATGCTGCCCAACGCCACGGCACGCGACAGTTGATTCCTGGGTACCAATTCTGGAACCGCGGCTTGCCAAACCGGAACATGAACCACCATTCCGATGCCCATCACCACAGTCAGCGACAAGAGCATCCACGCGGTAATGACGCCAGAAAAGGTCAGCAGGGATAACGTGGCGGTCGTGGCGCAAAGGACCAACTGCGTCAGGATCAACAGCCGACGTCGATCCACACGGTCTCCCAGCACACCGACGGGAATTGCCAAAAACACGATCGGCGCCGCCATCGCGGTCCGTACGGCCGCGACCATGGAAGGGGAAGGATCGAGCGAGGTCATCAGCCACCCCGCGCCGATCTCGTGAATCCACGTGCCAAGGTTGGACGCCAAGGACGCGATCCAAAACGCTCGAAAGAGAGGATTGGCAAGCGGTTGCCATGCAGATCCCGCGAGACGATTGGATGAGGGGGGGGGAGTCAAGAAAGAAGGCGGGGCAAGCGAGAAACAAGCGGGGATAGAAACCAGTGAATACCATCGCGACCACTTTACGATCTAGGATGGGAACTTGGCTAGGCCCTGCGAGCAGGTTGGAAAACGCGTCCACTAGCTATTCTCTAAGACCCAGTGAGTCGCAACCCTTGCCAATTCAGCGGTATGGCTGAGCGCCAATTTATCCTTGATTCGTGATCGATAGGTCTCGATGGTGTTGGGGCTCAGCCGCATCCCTTCGGCAATTTCACTCGTCTTCATCCCTTTGCCAATGTTAACGAATACCTCTAATTCGCGATCCGATAGCACGTGCGACGGGGATCTTAGCTCGGCCTTTCCCCCCTGAGACAACCGCTTCAGAATCTTCGCAGAGAACTCGGGGCTGAGAAAGACCTCACCCGCCAAGATGGTCCGGATCGCATCAATCATCGTTTCATGAGCGTGTCGTTTATTGAGGTATCCGTTGGCGCCGGCATGTAACGCACGTTCGGCGTACAACGAATCGTCGTACATCGACCAAACTAACAATCGCACATCGGGAAATCGAGTTCGAATTTCTTTGACCAACTCAATGCCGTTTCCCGATTTGAGCGAAACGTCGATGACCGCAGCATCTGGCTTTTGTTGCTCGATCACCGCGAGTGCATCCTCAACGTCTTCGGCTTCGCCACAGACTTCCAAATCGGGTTCCAGCCGGATACGCATCGCCAACCCTTCACGAGTAATCGGATGGTCGTCGACGATCATCACCGTAGACATTGCTTACCGCCCTTTCTAAACAGAGCCTATGGATCTGGCACGATACAAGAGACAATTGTGCCTCGATGAGCTCCCGATACAATGGACATCCTACCACCAATGACGCTCGCTCGGTATCCCATGGATCGCATTCCGCTGCCCAGGCTTTCCCGATCCCTTGGGTCAAAGCCGGCGCCGTTGTCGGAGATCCTCAGCTCACAGAAGCCATCCTCACACTGGATTGCGATTTCGATTTCGGTCGCACTGCCATGCCTGACAGCGTTCGTAATCGCCTCCTGGGCAATTTGGTACAAGTGGGTTGCTGTTTCGCCGCTCGAGAATGCCACCGCCGGGCTGAGGGCCATTGAGCATTGGATCGGGTGCAACTCGGAAACTTGGGATGCGAGTTTGGATAATGCGGACACAAGACCTCGGGGGTCGATACAGACGGTGTTCAGCGGCCGGTTCGCTACTTGCTGAGCATGTTGCGATACATGTTGATGCCGGCGGGGCCGACCAAGACGACGAAAATCCCGGGAAAGATGAACAAGACCAGTGGAAAGATCATCTTGACCGCGGTCTTGGCTGCCTTTTCTTCTGCAATTTGTCGGCGTTTCGTTCGCATCGAATCGCTTTGCACTCGAAGTGCGTTTGCGACACTCGAGCCAAACTTGTCCGCTTGGATCAAAATGGAAGCGAGTTGCTTCAGATCGTCCACACCACTGCGTTGGCCGAGAGCCTGCAAGACCTCGGAACGAGGTCGACCGAACTGTAGTTGTTGGTTGGCAACGCTAAATTCTTCACCAATCGATTTATGGCTCTTGGACATCTCTTCAGCCACTTTTCGCAGCGCTTGGTCCATTCCCAATCCCGCTTCGACACAAACAACCATCAAGTCAAGTGCGTCCGGTAAGCCGAGGAAGATGGACTCCATCCGCCGCTTGGCCAAGAAGCCCAGGATGAATTTGGGAAGCATGAAGCCAACCACCAGCCCCCCCAGCAGCTTGAGCAACATGGGCTGCGTCAAACCATCCGCGAGAATTCCGAAGACTCCCCCAAAGAACAGGCCCACGACAGCAATGATCAATTGGATGCCCTTGAACACGATCGGCGCGGACTCGCCACGGAAACCGGCATTCATCAAAATCTCCCGCAGCGTGCTCATCTCCTTTTCGCTACCGCGAACCGTATCGGCAAGGGGGGAGGTGGCCTTTTCCAACGCGGCGGCGAGCGCCTGGTTCTTTCTCTTTTTTAGATCTTCTTCCGAAAAGACCTCGTCGCCGCCTTTGCGGCGGCGCATGGCATCGAGTCGTGCTTCGGCACGAGGTTTATCGTCACCACTGACTCGTCCTAAGATGAACCAAGCAAGAGCGGTCACACCAAAAAAGATCGCGATCGACGTGATCGTCACTGGGCTGAATGCAAGAGCGAACATGGCAAAGGTATTCATAAGAGGGCGTTCCTGATAGAACGATCGGCGGACAAAGTCGAGGTTAGTTTGGTGCAGGGATGGCGTTGGGAGATTCGTTAGACCTTGATCGTAATGATCTTCTTGATCACCAAGGCCCCAATGATCTGAGTCACCAGTGCGATGCCGAGCAAGTATCGACCAATTTCATCGATAAACAACATCATGACGTAGTCGTAGTTCAATTTGAGCATCACCAGGAACAAGACCGGTGGCAGCGCTAACAGTACGGCACCACTCATTCGGCCTTCACCCGTCAGCGCTTGGATTTGCCCATGGATTTGCAGTCGCTCGCGAATGATGTAACCAATCTTGTCCAAGATTTCGGCTAAGTCACCACCGGTTTGACGCTGCAAAACCACGGCGGTTGCAAAGAACCGAAGGTCCATGTTCGGGACGCGAGCCGCCATGCCTTCGATGGCTTCGTCGAGCGGAATCCCAAAGTTCTGTTCTTCAAAGGTCCGGCCGAATTCGGTTGCCAACGGAGCTTCCATTTGCTTGGCAACCAAGTCAAAACCGGCATTCAGCGAGTGGCCAGCGCGAAGCGATCGACCAAGCAGCTCAAGTGCCTCAGGCATTTGTAAACCGAACTTCGCCAAGCGACGTTTGCGCTTCATCAACAACCAGCCAACCGGTACGGTCAGGAAGGCCAAACCGACGAGTGGAGCGAGTAACTTGGGTACTGGCGCGAGGATGCACAAGCCAAGTCCCGCCGCAAACGACACCAAGCAGATGAAGGCATACTGGGTTGCCGGCATCTTGATGTCGGCTTGTTCCAAGTAATCGCTCAGCCCCGGCAATTCCTCCAAGAACCTGGCGAATCGATTTCCCGAGCCTTCCGAACCGGAAAGCAGCAACGATTTGTACTCGGATTCTTCGACGCCGCGACCTCCGCGTCGCGATGCCATCGCGGCCAGACGATCTTCGGCCGACGTCGAATCGGTTCCCGGCATCATGATGTTGATTGCAAACGCAACGAGCGATGCAACAAACACACCGACGGCGATTACGATGACGATTCCGCTCATGACAGTAACGCTTTAAGACTAAGGGGAGATTTCTTGAAACTCGAGGAGAAACACCACGCGGCCCAGGTCTTCACCATGGGCCACGTACGAAGAATGCCTACGCCGGCATAATGACTCGCTCACGAAATGCACTGCTCGGCAACCGAACACCGGCGGACTCCAATTTTTCCATGAACGATGGACGAACGCCGGTGCACTCGAAATGCCCGAACGCTTTGCCTTCGTCGTCGATGCCCTTCTGCACGTACCGATAGATGTCCTGCAGCACAATCGTGTCTTGTTCCATTCCGACCACTTCGGTAATCGCCGTGACACGCCGCGGGCCTCCCTGCAAGCGGTTGGCCTGGATCAGGACGTCGACAGCACCTGCGACTTGTTGGCGAATGGCTTTGACTGGTAATTCGAATCCCGCCATCATCACCAACGTCTCCAAACGAGCGATCGCATCGCGAGGGGTGTTGGCGTGAATTGTCGTCAATGACCCATCGTGACCGGTGTTCATGGCTTGCAGCATGTCCAACGTTTCCCCACCGCGGCATTCGCCGATGATGATACGCTCAGGACGCATACGTAAGGCATTCTTGACCAAGTCGGTTGCCGTAACCGCACCGGTTCCTTCGATGTTGGGTGGACGCGTCTCTAACCGAACCACATGGTCTTGTTGAAGCTGCAACTCCGCAGCGTCTTCGATCGTGACAATCCGGTCGTCATGACCGATAAACGAGCTGAGGGTGTTCAATAGTGTTGTTTTCCCCGAACCGGTACCACCCGCGATGATCATGTTCAACCGTGCTTTGATACATCCCTCGAGCAGCATCACCATCTCAGGCGTGAAGGCTCGGTAGTTCAGCAGGTCTTCGAGTTTCAGTGGATTGCTACCGAAACGACGAATGCTGACCGCCGCTCCGTCGAGCGCCAGCGGTGGAATGATTGCGTTGACACGCGAACCATCTTCGAGACGAGCATCCACCATGGGACAGGTCTCGTCGACTCGACGGCCAACCTTGCTGACGATCCGGTCAATGATCTGCAGCAGATGTTTCCCGTCGCGGAATTCGACGTCGGTCTTCTGCATCCGGCCGCCTTTTTCCACATAGATGTTCTTCGGGCCATTGATCAAAATGTCGCTGACCTGCGGGTCCTTCAGGATCAGTTCGAGTGGACCGAGGCCAAGCACCTCGTCGAGCACTTCATCGACGATTCGTTCCCGCTCTTGACGATTCAGCAGGGTATCTTCGGCGTCGCAAAGGTGCTCGACGACCAAACGGATCTCTCGAGTGAGCGTTTCGCCCTTGAGGTCGCCGACACGTGAAAGGTCAAGCTTGTCGACCAACTTGCTGTGGATGCGACGTTTAATGTCCTCAAATTGCTGTTGACGATTGACTTCAGGTCTTGCTGTCTGTGTGCCAGTTCGCATAGCTGGAAAATCCCCGGATAAAACCGATTGCTTTGTTTTGATCAATTCTGCGCGTTCCCCCGGTTTCCAAAACAAGCGGCCAAACGCAGAGCACTCGTGCAGGGTCGCTTTCCAAGCTGTCGCTCACCATCGTGATGGCGAGGTTTCCTCAAGAAAGTTTGCTCGGAATCCAACGACCCAAGCAAACATAGAACACAATTAAGGTACACAACGCCCAACCGGTACATATTGACGCAAGAAGTGGCAGCAAGCGGATGATGCGGTTGCGGAGAGGCGGAGGGGCAGCGCTACGACCGATACCACCGTCAAAGTCGCACGCAAGAGGAGATCCATTGAGTCCATTCGCAAGCATCATGGTGACGCACTGATTCTGCGGACGAGCCCTATTTTTTGGCAAACACCCGTTTAAGTTCATCGAGGCTGGTCAAGCCTCGTGCGACCGTCAGCACGGCTTCGGCTTGGATGCCGCGATGCCCTTCGGCCTTGGCGATCGCATTGAGTTGGCCGATGTCACGGGTTTTGATGATCGCATCGCGCAGTTTTTCTCCCGGTTTCAACCATTCGAAAATTGCGATGCGGCCCATGTAACCCCGAGCGTTACAAACATGGCACGGTGTGATGGGGGCTGGTTTACCATTGGCGTCCACTTGTTCTTCAATCGGTGGCATGACAAACGGTTGATACAGCGCGGCAACTCGCCCTGCGGGAATGCCCAATTGTTTGAGAAGTTGGGGCGGTGGTTCAAACCCCACTTTGCAGTTGTCACAAAGCCGACGCACGAGTCGCTGGCAAAGGACGCCGCCGGTCAGCTTGGCGATTGCCTTGGACGACTCGGGATACTTTGCAACCAATTGAGACAAGGCTTCCATCGCGGTGGGTGCATTCAATCGCGTCAGCACGCTCTTGCTGTGCTTTTCCGCCTGCTCGAGCGAAATTCGCATCGACTCGTTCTCAGGAAGCTCCGGGAAGACCAATACGTCGGGCTCTTTCAGGATCATCCGCTTGAGCAGTGCCAGTTGCTCGATCTTGGTATCGCCACCGTAGAAGTTCGCACTGACGTTAATGATTTCGGGTTCGGGTTTCAACTGATCTTCGAAGGATTGGTAGTCACGTACGAATTTATCCGCCGCATCGACCGCGATACTCCAAGTGGTCGTGAGTCCTTCGCTCTTGGGAGTGCTGATCACCACAAAGTTACCGGGGCGGTTAAGTTGTTCTTTGAGCGACGCGATCATTTTGTCACGCATGCCAAGATCGGCCAGGTTCGAGAACGGAATCTTTTCCGCTTCGATTTTTGCCAGTACCCTTTCGCCTGTGGGGACGCCTTGCGATTGAATCGACAACTTGAACTTGTCCTTGCCCATCTTTAAGCCCATTTTGCCCGTTTGTGAACTGCGGCGGTCAGCCGGGTTCATTAAGCAGAGCTGCTTGATGGCGTGCAACATTGCGTCACCCGATTCTCGATCCAGCGGCGGAAGCTGTTCCCAGGTTCCATCAATTTGGTATCGCAGCGCACAGGCGGCTTGCGAGAAGTCCATCAACACGTGGGTCGCACGCATTTGGATGGCATGGGCCAATTGGCCACCTGCGATGGGATAGCCGGCACCTTGACGAGACGTGATCAGCAGCGACTGCGATTGCGTTTTGTCTTTGATGTTGGGAAGGAAATCGACGGGAGCGACCGTTTGCCAAAGTTGCAGTTCGGGTTCTTGTGCCATGGTGGCTTCTAAGCCTTTTTAGAAAATCGTAGGGCGGCGTGGCCGCAAAGAGCGAGCTTCCGCTCGCAGACAAAATCGCCGCACCAAAACAAGCATTCGCCCGATAACGGATGCCGTCGGGATGCGCGAGTGAGACTTAAATGATCCCCGGTGCTTTGACATCGATGCCCTTGAGGGCCATCAACAAGGATTCTTTGTTCGGTGCGACGGCGAACGCGGTGGGGCGGTCGATCAACTCATCATCGATCAACTGCTTCAAGCTCATCGTAAAGTCTTGCATGCCCTCTTCGGCACCAATGCGAATGGCGTCTGGCAACTTGTTGTCGTTCCCTTCGAGTACCAACTTCCGGATCATCGGAGTGAACGTCATCACTTCGCAGGTGGGAACCCGCGAGACGCCAGGCTTGATACTGCGGAGCAACTTCTGGGCCACGATCCCTTTCATATTGAACGCAATGGCCGAGCGAATCGCGCCGTGCATTTCTTCGGGGAACAAGTCCAAAATACGACCGATGGTCGTCGCGGCACTCGACGCGTGAATGGTTCCGAACACCAAGTGTCCCGTTTCCGCCGCATGAATCGCTGTCATGAACGTTTCTTCGTCACGAAGTTCGCCCACCAGAATGATGTCGGGGTCTTCGCGAACCGCGTGTTTCATTCCGATCGAGAAGTCTTTGACGTCCTGACCGATTTCTCGTTGGTTGATCAGACTTTTGTCTTCCGTGAACATGAACTCGATCGGGTCCTCGAGCGTGAGGATATGTTTGCGATAGATGCTGTTGATGTAATTGAGCATCGAGCCGATCGTCGTACTCTTCCCGCTACCGGTCACCCCGGCTAGCAGCACCATGCCTTGGTCATAGTGGCACAGGCTTTCCATCGAATCGGGTAGGAAAAGGCCGCGAAAATCGGGGATCCAGTTGCTAATCCGGCGGGCCACCAATCCGATATTGCCGAGTGATTTGAGCATGTTGACGCGGAAACGCCAACGAACGTCATCGACGACGCATTGGTGGGAAAAGTCGGCACCGCCCTCCTCTTCAAAGATATGCAAGTTCCGATCGTCCATCATCGGGATCAGCAAGTCGACCATCTCTTCGTTTTCGATGGGCGGACGGTTCAAGGGCTTTAACTCGCCACCAACACGCACCATGGGGGGTTGCCCGACCTTGAGGTGCAAGTCAGAACCTTCCAGCTTCACAAGCGCTCGGAAAATCTTGTCCACCTCCAGTTCTTCGTTTTCATGAAGCAGGCTCGATTTGAGCCGGGCCATCGTGACGGCACGCTTCAACTCGGCCTCGGCTTGAGCCGAAGGTGGGATGGGAGCCGGCTTGGGACCTTTCGAATGGGACATCAGCGTCAGTCAAATTGAGAAACGAGGGAAAATCGCTCGCCGCCAGCGTTCGTCGTGGCGCGAGCGTGGATTGTAAGCGGAAGACGATAGAAAAGAAGAGTGAGCCTATTTTAGGTAGGTCGTGAAATCGCTCAAAGTACTTTTTCGGATTCGGCAGCCAGTCGATCGAAATCAGTACGAGCCAAACACCGGTTTTCGCGACAAAAACGTCTGTGTTGGCCCCACCC
This window contains:
- a CDS encoding MFS transporter produces the protein MTPPPSSNRLAGSAWQPLANPLFRAFWIASLASNLGTWIHEIGAGWLMTSLDPSPSMVAAVRTAMAAPIVFLAIPVGVLGDRVDRRRLLILTQLVLCATTATLSLLTFSGVITAWMLLSLTVVMGIGMVVHVPVWQAAVPELVPRNQLSRAVALGSISFNLARAVGPAIGGILIAAAGAWIAFAMNALSFAGVVAVLVMWRRDRRESTRGLSFRMAMYQGLRFVVINKTMRHVIIGVVLFILPANALWSLLPLVAKERLGWDAGGFGFLVGCVGVGAVVAAWILPRLHRLFGADRTIAVAMAFFALGLAVTGWSTTGWIVCLATLLMGATWMMTLTTLNATAQMTLPGRMRARGMGCFLTAMAFSMTSGSILWGQLAEHTSIQTTQLIAAAVLVATATVSLSFKIGNRVHQEHVGTTR
- a CDS encoding response regulator transcription factor encodes the protein MSTVMIVDDHPITREGLAMRIRLEPDLEVCGEAEDVEDALAVIEQQKPDAAVIDVSLKSGNGIELVKEIRTRFPDVRLLVWSMYDDSLYAERALHAGANGYLNKRHAHETMIDAIRTILAGEVFLSPEFSAKILKRLSQGGKAELRSPSHVLSDRELEVFVNIGKGMKTSEIAEGMRLSPNTIETYRSRIKDKLALSHTAELARVATHWVLENS
- a CDS encoding sensor histidine kinase — protein: MALSPAVAFSSGETATHLYQIAQEAITNAVRHGSATEIEIAIQCEDGFCELRISDNGAGFDPRDRESLGSGMRSMGYRASVIGGRMSIVSGAHRGTIVSCIVPDP
- a CDS encoding type II secretion system F family protein, with translation MFALAFSPVTITSIAIFFGVTALAWFILGRVSGDDKPRAEARLDAMRRRKGGDEVFSEEDLKKRKNQALAAALEKATSPLADTVRGSEKEMSTLREILMNAGFRGESAPIVFKGIQLIIAVVGLFFGGVFGILADGLTQPMLLKLLGGLVVGFMLPKFILGFLAKRRMESIFLGLPDALDLMVVCVEAGLGMDQALRKVAEEMSKSHKSIGEEFSVANQQLQFGRPRSEVLQALGQRSGVDDLKQLASILIQADKFGSSVANALRVQSDSMRTKRRQIAEEKAAKTAVKMIFPLVLFIFPGIFVVLVGPAGINMYRNMLSK
- a CDS encoding type II secretion system F family protein; its protein translation is MSGIVIVIAVGVFVASLVAFAINIMMPGTDSTSAEDRLAAMASRRGGRGVEESEYKSLLLSGSEGSGNRFARFLEELPGLSDYLEQADIKMPATQYAFICLVSFAAGLGLCILAPVPKLLAPLVGLAFLTVPVGWLLMKRKRRLAKFGLQMPEALELLGRSLRAGHSLNAGFDLVAKQMEAPLATEFGRTFEEQNFGIPLDEAIEGMAARVPNMDLRFFATAVVLQRQTGGDLAEILDKIGYIIRERLQIHGQIQALTGEGRMSGAVLLALPPVLFLVMLKLNYDYVMMLFIDEIGRYLLGIALVTQIIGALVIKKIITIKV
- a CDS encoding CpaF family protein; translation: MRTGTQTARPEVNRQQQFEDIKRRIHSKLVDKLDLSRVGDLKGETLTREIRLVVEHLCDAEDTLLNRQERERIVDEVLDEVLGLGPLELILKDPQVSDILINGPKNIYVEKGGRMQKTDVEFRDGKHLLQIIDRIVSKVGRRVDETCPMVDARLEDGSRVNAIIPPLALDGAAVSIRRFGSNPLKLEDLLNYRAFTPEMVMLLEGCIKARLNMIIAGGTGSGKTTLLNTLSSFIGHDDRIVTIEDAAELQLQQDHVVRLETRPPNIEGTGAVTATDLVKNALRMRPERIIIGECRGGETLDMLQAMNTGHDGSLTTIHANTPRDAIARLETLVMMAGFELPVKAIRQQVAGAVDVLIQANRLQGGPRRVTAITEVVGMEQDTIVLQDIYRYVQKGIDDEGKAFGHFECTGVRPSFMEKLESAGVRLPSSAFRERVIMPA
- a CDS encoding ATPase, T2SS/T4P/T4SS family, whose product is MAQEPELQLWQTVAPVDFLPNIKDKTQSQSLLITSRQGAGYPIAGGQLAHAIQMRATHVLMDFSQAACALRYQIDGTWEQLPPLDRESGDAMLHAIKQLCLMNPADRRSSQTGKMGLKMGKDKFKLSIQSQGVPTGERVLAKIEAEKIPFSNLADLGMRDKMIASLKEQLNRPGNFVVISTPKSEGLTTTWSIAVDAADKFVRDYQSFEDQLKPEPEIINVSANFYGGDTKIEQLALLKRMILKEPDVLVFPELPENESMRISLEQAEKHSKSVLTRLNAPTAMEALSQLVAKYPESSKAIAKLTGGVLCQRLVRRLCDNCKVGFEPPPQLLKQLGIPAGRVAALYQPFVMPPIEEQVDANGKPAPITPCHVCNARGYMGRIAIFEWLKPGEKLRDAIIKTRDIGQLNAIAKAEGHRGIQAEAVLTVARGLTSLDELKRVFAKK
- a CDS encoding type IV pilus twitching motility protein PilT yields the protein MARLKSSLLHENEELEVDKIFRALVKLEGSDLHLKVGQPPMVRVGGELKPLNRPPIENEEMVDLLIPMMDDRNLHIFEEEGGADFSHQCVVDDVRWRFRVNMLKSLGNIGLVARRISNWIPDFRGLFLPDSMESLCHYDQGMVLLAGVTGSGKSTTIGSMLNYINSIYRKHILTLEDPIEFMFTEDKSLINQREIGQDVKDFSIGMKHAVREDPDIILVGELRDEETFMTAIHAAETGHLVFGTIHASSAATTIGRILDLFPEEMHGAIRSAIAFNMKGIVAQKLLRSIKPGVSRVPTCEVMTFTPMIRKLVLEGNDNKLPDAIRIGAEEGMQDFTMSLKQLIDDELIDRPTAFAVAPNKESLLMALKGIDVKAPGII